In Halorubrum sp. PV6, a single window of DNA contains:
- a CDS encoding HAD family hydrolase, with amino-acid sequence MAVTFDLFGTLVDVEYPSDPAEIVARELESRGVEVPDDWHAAYGERHVDAPVGAEVPLPAHVAHALNSRGVDAADNVVRHAVVAAFDPDVTRRDGALAAVRDVSEQGPVGLLSNCAVPELVPKTLIRARLRGEFDAVTTSIGCGWRKPHAKAFETAAESLGVDPASLVHVGDDPETDGGIEEVGGRFVDVTETPLDGLAAQLEAEL; translated from the coding sequence GTGGCAGTCACATTCGATCTGTTCGGGACGCTCGTCGACGTCGAGTACCCGTCCGACCCCGCGGAGATCGTCGCCCGCGAACTCGAGTCGCGCGGCGTCGAGGTGCCCGACGACTGGCACGCCGCGTACGGCGAGCGACACGTAGACGCCCCGGTGGGCGCGGAGGTCCCGCTGCCGGCCCACGTCGCGCACGCGCTCAACTCCCGCGGCGTCGACGCGGCGGACAACGTCGTCAGACACGCCGTCGTCGCGGCGTTCGACCCCGACGTAACCCGACGAGACGGCGCGTTAGCGGCCGTCCGCGACGTGAGCGAGCAGGGCCCCGTCGGTCTCCTCTCGAACTGCGCGGTGCCGGAACTGGTGCCGAAGACCCTGATCCGCGCGAGGCTCCGCGGCGAGTTCGACGCGGTGACGACGAGCATCGGCTGCGGGTGGCGAAAACCCCACGCGAAGGCGTTCGAGACGGCGGCCGAGTCGCTCGGCGTCGACCCGGCGTCGCTGGTCCACGTCGGCGACGACCCCGAGACGGACGGCGGCATCGAGGAGGTCGGCGGCCGGTTCGTCGACGTGACGGAGACGCCGCTCGACGGGTTAGCGGCGCAGCTCGAAGCCGAACTCTGA